The following proteins are co-located in the Oenanthe melanoleuca isolate GR-GAL-2019-014 chromosome 4, OMel1.0, whole genome shotgun sequence genome:
- the LOC130252218 gene encoding multiple epidermal growth factor-like domains protein 9 isoform X1, giving the protein MSAWPCLLLWSLTVVCFTGIAVGQTTSTDVPISSTPAPPSATSTEVPIASTPTSSITTSTEVPISSAPASSSTTSTEVPVASTPAPPSATTAAASAPPAAPATLSAGLTPATATLAASTGAPSADPSTKTPAQTLPSTTGTVPTSPALTGSSSSAPASPPGVTTSPGLPSAPPSTPQPSNCSTVNVTACALCPPGTVPTQGTVSCWCCGGGSCSDPSACSPCPAGHYQPQSGQPSCLPCPQGSYSSFPRSTECLPCPPGHFANESGAAVCRACERGYFSSKQNAAFCLPCQPGSFCNTSSCSACESCPGGQEAPGAASEGCESCPPGTFKGPNDSRCKACRTGEYQLQQGKESCDLCPESHYCPSPGVSPVRCPPDAFCPRGSVEPSYCMELFLYKAGDSCQLTPATIIVLATFSAGGILVLFLLILRRKQEHGKQSLKSLLLPGGSGGHSTYGGTEHTEPVYAGW; this is encoded by the exons ATGAGTGCCTGGCCCTGTCTTCTGCTGTGGAGCTTAACCGTGGTGTGTTTCACAG GTATTGCTGTAGGCCAGACAACCAGCACTGATGTCCCCATTTCATCaaccccagcacctcccagtgcAACCAGCACTGAGGTTCCCATTGCATCAACCCCAACATCTTCAATTACAACCAGCACTGAGGTTCCCATTTCATCAGCTCCAGCATCTTCAAGTACAACCAGCACTGAGGTCCCAGTTGCATCaaccccagcacctcccagtgcaaccactgctgcagcctctgctcccccagctgctcctgcaacACTCTCAGCTGGACTGACACCAGCCACTGCAACCCTTGCTGCATCCACAGGAGCTCCATCTGCTGATCCAAGCACAAAAACCCCTGCCCAGACTCTGCCCAGCACCACGGGGACTGTCCCCACCTCTCCAGCACtgacaggcagctccagcagtgccccagcGTCCCCTCCAGGAGTGACCACGTCCCCTGGGCTGCCATCAGcaccccccagcaccccccagccctccaactgcagcacagtgaaTGTGACAGCCTGTGCCCTCTGCCCCCCAGGGACAGTCCCCACCCAAG GCACAgtgagctgctggtgctgcgGTGGGGGCTCGTGCAGTGaccccagtgcctgcagcccctgcccagctggccaCTACCAGCCCCAAAGTGGGCAAccatcctgcctgccctgcccacaggGCTCCTACAGCAG cttccCAAGGAGCACCGAGTGTCTTCCCTGCCCACCAGGACATTTTGCTAATGAGTCTGGGGCTGCAGTCTGCAGAGCCTGTGAGCGAG gctATTTTAGCTCCaagcaaaatgcagctttttgtCTGCCTTGCCAGCCAGGATCATTTTGCAA caccagcagctgctcgGCCTGTGAGTCCTGTCCCGGCGGGCAGGAGGCTCCGGGGGCGGCGTCGGAGGGGTGCGAGTCCTGCCCGCCAG GTACATTCAAGGGTCCCAATGACAGCAGATGCAAGGCCTGCAGGACAGGAGAATACCAATTACAGCAGGGCAAGGAGAGCTGTGACCTGTGCCCAGAGAGCCACTACTGCCCT AGCCCAGGTGTGAGCCCAGTCAGGTGCCCTCCTGATGCCTTCTGCCCCAGGGGCAGTGTGGAGCCCTCCTACTgcatggagctgttcctgtACAAGGCAGGGGACTCCTGCCAGCTGACTCCTGCCACCATCATTGTCCTGGCCACCTTCTCAGCAG GTGGAatccttgttttgtttctgttaatTCTGAGAAGGAAGCAAGAGCATGGCAAGCAGTCCCTGAAGTCACTGTTGCTGCCAGGGGGCTCAGGAGGACACAGCACATACgggggcacagagcacacagagccagtCTATGCTGGCTGGTag
- the LOC130252218 gene encoding multiple epidermal growth factor-like domains protein 9 isoform X2: MDPLIYFLGIAVGQTTSTDVPISSTPAPPSATSTEVPIASTPTSSITTSTEVPISSAPASSSTTSTEVPVASTPAPPSATTAAASAPPAAPATLSAGLTPATATLAASTGAPSADPSTKTPAQTLPSTTGTVPTSPALTGSSSSAPASPPGVTTSPGLPSAPPSTPQPSNCSTVNVTACALCPPGTVPTQGTVSCWCCGGGSCSDPSACSPCPAGHYQPQSGQPSCLPCPQGSYSSFPRSTECLPCPPGHFANESGAAVCRACERGYFSSKQNAAFCLPCQPGSFCNTSSCSACESCPGGQEAPGAASEGCESCPPGTFKGPNDSRCKACRTGEYQLQQGKESCDLCPESHYCPSPGVSPVRCPPDAFCPRGSVEPSYCMELFLYKAGDSCQLTPATIIVLATFSAGGILVLFLLILRRKQEHGKQSLKSLLLPGGSGGHSTYGGTEHTEPVYAGW, translated from the exons ATGGACCCACTAATTTATTTCCTTG GTATTGCTGTAGGCCAGACAACCAGCACTGATGTCCCCATTTCATCaaccccagcacctcccagtgcAACCAGCACTGAGGTTCCCATTGCATCAACCCCAACATCTTCAATTACAACCAGCACTGAGGTTCCCATTTCATCAGCTCCAGCATCTTCAAGTACAACCAGCACTGAGGTCCCAGTTGCATCaaccccagcacctcccagtgcaaccactgctgcagcctctgctcccccagctgctcctgcaacACTCTCAGCTGGACTGACACCAGCCACTGCAACCCTTGCTGCATCCACAGGAGCTCCATCTGCTGATCCAAGCACAAAAACCCCTGCCCAGACTCTGCCCAGCACCACGGGGACTGTCCCCACCTCTCCAGCACtgacaggcagctccagcagtgccccagcGTCCCCTCCAGGAGTGACCACGTCCCCTGGGCTGCCATCAGcaccccccagcaccccccagccctccaactgcagcacagtgaaTGTGACAGCCTGTGCCCTCTGCCCCCCAGGGACAGTCCCCACCCAAG GCACAgtgagctgctggtgctgcgGTGGGGGCTCGTGCAGTGaccccagtgcctgcagcccctgcccagctggccaCTACCAGCCCCAAAGTGGGCAAccatcctgcctgccctgcccacaggGCTCCTACAGCAG cttccCAAGGAGCACCGAGTGTCTTCCCTGCCCACCAGGACATTTTGCTAATGAGTCTGGGGCTGCAGTCTGCAGAGCCTGTGAGCGAG gctATTTTAGCTCCaagcaaaatgcagctttttgtCTGCCTTGCCAGCCAGGATCATTTTGCAA caccagcagctgctcgGCCTGTGAGTCCTGTCCCGGCGGGCAGGAGGCTCCGGGGGCGGCGTCGGAGGGGTGCGAGTCCTGCCCGCCAG GTACATTCAAGGGTCCCAATGACAGCAGATGCAAGGCCTGCAGGACAGGAGAATACCAATTACAGCAGGGCAAGGAGAGCTGTGACCTGTGCCCAGAGAGCCACTACTGCCCT AGCCCAGGTGTGAGCCCAGTCAGGTGCCCTCCTGATGCCTTCTGCCCCAGGGGCAGTGTGGAGCCCTCCTACTgcatggagctgttcctgtACAAGGCAGGGGACTCCTGCCAGCTGACTCCTGCCACCATCATTGTCCTGGCCACCTTCTCAGCAG GTGGAatccttgttttgtttctgttaatTCTGAGAAGGAAGCAAGAGCATGGCAAGCAGTCCCTGAAGTCACTGTTGCTGCCAGGGGGCTCAGGAGGACACAGCACATACgggggcacagagcacacagagccagtCTATGCTGGCTGGTag